One genomic region from Bactrocera neohumeralis isolate Rockhampton unplaced genomic scaffold, APGP_CSIRO_Bneo_wtdbg2-racon-allhic-juicebox.fasta_v2 ctg3131, whole genome shotgun sequence encodes:
- the LOC126766932 gene encoding jerky protein homolog-like — protein sequence MSNKRKKNTLSLETKVKILEKLDKGFQGNRLALDFNVSKSAISYIKSNRSSILNAVSNTYQEASNKTVHSSEYPKMRHGIRFLKIGGEILSSDIASITPFIHRFRAKVTEMGLIESQLYNVDETGLFYRCLPDKTYVSACEKSAPGHKIQKERISILLGSNADGSHKLVPLVIGKAKSPRSFKGFKNPLHYYFSKNAWMTSRIFHDWFHKIFINEVIQFSQKNNLPPKALLLIDNCSAHAPIEYLQSKDGNIVAYFLPPNVTAAVQPMDQNPIKLTKLVYRSKLLAEIIAEGGALNSLLKSHSIRKAIIFLKQAWDEITPKVMRNSWSKLLNWDSDQYDSDDDVPLAELLNKNEDCNESLQVNQTLLAEIDPNSFMCIADIEKWNEDEFEDRTGDDLSSDDEFSDSSEDDVVDDTPVISNVIAIESVNNLINWCNKSELSSSKHMTNLLALRNDIVISDLKKPKKQTNITDYMSNKN from the exons ATGTCaaataaacgtaaaaaaaacactttatcTTTGGAAACCAAAGTAAAGATATTAGAAAAGCTGGACAAAGGTTTTCAAGGGAATCGTCTAGCGCTAGATTTCAACGTGAGCAAATCTGCCATCAGCTATATCAAGTCAAATAGGTCATCTATATTAAATGCTGTTTCCAACACTTATCAGGAAGCATCAAATAAAACTGTGCATAGTTCCGAATATCCGAAAATG cGACACGGcattcgttttttaaaaattggtggCGAGATTCTTTCTAGTGATATTGCCTCCATCACTCCATTTATTCACAGATTCCGTGCAAAAGTCACTGAGATGGGGTTAATAGAGTCGCAATTATATAATGTGGACGAAACCGGATTATTTTATCGTTGCCTACCAGATAAAACATATGTCTCTGCTTGTGAAAAAAGTGCGCCTGgacacaaaattcaaaaagaacgaatttcaattttacttggTTCAAATGCTGATGGGTCTCACAAATTAGTGCCCTTAGTTATTGGAAAAGCTAAAAGTCCCAGGAGCTTCAAAGGTTTTAAAAATCCACTTCATtactacttttccaaaaatgctTGGATGACGTCTCGGATCTTTCACGATTGGTTTCACAAGATATTTATTAATGAA gtcatccagttttctcaaaaaaataacttgCCTCCGAAGGCTCTTTTGCTTATCGACAACTGCTCCGCGCATGCACCGATTGAGTATCTTCAAAGCAAAGATGGCAACATAGTTGCATATTTCTTGCCGCCAAATGTGACAGCAGCTGTGCAACCAATGGATCAAAATCCCATAAAGTTAACAAAACTTGTTTACAGAAGTAAGTTACTTGCTGAAATAATAGCTGAAGGTGGTGCACTGAATAGTCTGTTGAAATCCCATTCCATCCGAAAGGCAATCATATTTCTGAAACAAGCTTGGGATGAGATAACTCCAAAAGTGATGAGGAATTCTTGGTCAAAGTTGCTAAATTGGGACTCTGACCAATACGACAGCGATGATGATGTGCCACTAGCAGAGTTGCTTAACAAAAATGAGGACTGCAATGAATCTCTCCAAGTAAATCAAACTCTTTTAGCAGAAATTGATCCAAACAGTTTCATGTGTATTGCTGACATCGAGAAATGGAATGAAGATGAGTTTGAAGACCGAACTGGTGATGACCTAAGTAGCGATGATGAGTTTTCTGATAGCAGTGAAGACGATGTTGTTGATGACACACCAGTTATTTCAAATGTTATAGCTATTGAAAGcgttaacaatttaataaattggtgCAACAAGAGTGAATTGTCTTCCAGTAAGCACATGACCAATCTTTTGGCCCTCCGTAACGATATTGTTATATCGGAtttaaagaaaccaaaaaaacaaacaaatattactgattatatgtcaaacaaaaattaa